GACTACGTGACCAAGGAAACCGTCGATGGCCTGTTCATCTTGCTAGCCCAGCAGGAGGCCAAAATTCGCCAAAACCCGGCCGCGCAGTCCACCGCCTTGCTCAAGCGCGTATTCGGCGGAAAATAATTGGCCAGTTCATGCGGGCTTAACTGTCTGATAGTGAAGTTTGCCCCGGTAGCCCCGCTACCGGGGCTTTTTATTCGTGCGCATCCAGCCTTAAACCTTCGGCCGGCAGTCAGCTCAAAGGTGAATACCACACCTTAATCTGCTGCTTTCATGAAGTTTACATCTTTATTAAAGATGAGCTTGCTGCTACTGGCTGCTGGCTGCCACATAGACGAAGCGCCAGCACCGACGGTCGCCACGCCCGTGCGGCTAGCGATGGGCGCGGGCACGCTCGTACTCAACCCTTCGGGCTACGCGCCGCTTTCGGCGCGCCTCGCCTTTCAGGCGCCTATGAGCGGGCGCGTGCGCCTGGTAATTCACGGCCGCCACGGCGCAGCCTCCGACGTGGTGCAGCAGTTCAGCGATGAGGGCACTACCCACACGGTACCTATTCTGGGATTGTATGCCAACTATGCTAACTCCGTG
The genomic region above belongs to Hymenobacter sp. BRD128 and contains:
- a CDS encoding aryl-sulfate sulfotransferase N-terminal domain-containing protein, whose product is MSLLLLAAGCHIDEAPAPTVATPVRLAMGAGTLVLNPSGYAPLSARLAFQAPMSGRVRLVIHGRHGAASDVVQQFSDEGTTHTVPILGLYANYANSVDVQLVNPAGQTLADTTLTIQTGPLPANMPTVSVAEGTPPADWGATFRWSVISAPSTRTCRSFSTITAKFAGCSTIPAVPS